Within the Catalinimonas niigatensis genome, the region ATATAGACGAAGCGGATAGCTTTGAGTTTATCTATTCGCAAATCAAAAACCTGCGTAAGAAGCTGAAAGACCAGCAGGCTTCTATAGAAATTCAGGCGATTTATGGCATCGGATATAAGTTGATCACGGAATGAAGTTACTGAATTATACGACTTCCTACTTTGCCATCCTGCTGCTGCTGGCGATTACGATTTGGGCTGCGCTTTTCTATATCAACATGCTGGACGAAATCTATGACAGTATGGATGACAGCCTGGAGAACAATAAACTGCTGATCATGGAGAAAGCGCTTACTGATTCCTCGGTATTGCAGAGAACAGATTTTGATGAAGGAAATTACGCCATTCATCCAATCCTACAACCCCTGGCAGAAAATTACAAAGATATTTATCTGGACACCAGCATGTATATGCTGAATGAAGAGGATTACGAGCCGGTAAGGATGCTCAAAACAGTTTTTCGTCAGGCTGACCAGTTTTATGAGCTAAAAGTCATCACCTCTATGGTGGAAGAAGATGATCTGATGGAAGATCTTTTTTTTGCACTGCTGTGGCTCTATGCCGGACTGATCGCAAGTATTCTGCTGCTCAATAATTTTCTGCTGAAAAAAGTATGGAGCCCCTTCTATCATCTGCTTCATTCCATGAAGAACTTCAGGCTGGAAAAACCAGAACCTTTTGTGCCGGAGAAAAGTAAGATTGAAGAATTCAATACGCTGAATGCTACTGTTGAAAAGTTATTGAAAAGTAATATGGCTACCTACCAGAGTCAGAAGCAGTTCATTGAAAATGCATCTCACGAACTGCAAACCCCGGTAGCCATCAGCCTGAACAAGCTGGAAATGCTGGCCGAGCAGGGAGAGCTTTCGGAAGAAAAGCTGAAACTGCTGTCGGCAGCGATCAATAATCTGGAAAGGCTTACGCGACTCAACAAATCACTGTTGTTGCTCAGTAAAATTGAAAACCGACAGTTTGCCGAGGAAGAAGAGGTGAATCTGAAACTCCTGTGCCGCAGCTTGGTAGAAGATTTTTCGGATCAGGCTGCTTTTCGCGATGTAGAGTTGAAGTTAAATGAAGAAGGAAATTGCATCAAGAAAATGAATGCCGGGTTGGCAGCGACGATGATCAGCAACCTAATCAAAAATGCCATAGTGCATAATCATACCGGAGGCAAAGTAGAAGTTAGTATTTCTTCGCAAAGGCTCAAAGTCATCAATAGTGGTAAACAGGAACCGCTGGATGAGGAACGTCTGTTTGCCCGATTCTACAAAGGAGAAGCTTCTTCAGAAACCACCGGTCTGGGCCTCTCTATTGTTAAAGCCATTACAGATTTATATCAGTTCCGACTGGAATATTCGTACAAGAATAATCATTGTATTGAAGTTTTTTTCTAAATTTTTTGATTCCCTTCTCCTATTCCCAATTCTTTCCGGTTTTGCTCCTGACCTTAGCCTCATCAAATATTTATTAACTTAAAAATAGTAGAGAATATGAGAGTTTTCATGTTAGGATTATTATTATCAAGCTATGCGCTGGTTTCATGCAGCCAGGATATACCAGCCTCTAAAGTGCCTTCAGTGGTGCAGAATGCTTTTAAAATGGAATTTGCCGAGGCGGTGGATGTAGAGTGGGAAAAGAAAAACAAGGAATACGAAGCGGACTTTGAAGTCGGAACCACTGATTATACTGCCTTATTTGACGCTTCTGGCAAGATGCTGGTCTACAAGCAGGACATAGAAATCAATGAGTTGCCAGCGGAAATCAATACTACTTTGCAGAAAGACTTTGCTGATTATACCTTGGATGATGCCGATAAACTGGTGAAAGATGGAGAAACCTATTTTCAGGTAGAATTGGAAGGTGGGTTGATGGAAAAGAAAGAAGTTTTTTCTCCTACAGGCGAATTGAGAGAAGATATCCGCTACTGGGATTAAGATTAAGTAGTAAGATAAGCCGGGATGAAAATTCCGGCTATTTTTTTGGTTTCTGGGTATGAGCTGAAGTGATTTTCAGAAGAGAAAGCTTTTCTCTTCTGAAATTTTTTTATGTTTGGTGCTTCTTATTTTTAACTTTTAACGATACAAGCTCTTGATGAAAAATTTCTTTTTTCTACTCTTTTGTTCTCTTATTCTTCTTCCTCAGCTTTACGCTCAAAATTCAGGCACACTGGCTGACATGCAGTTTATTGCCGGGCATTGGGAAACAACCAAAGACGGCAGAGTAATAGAAGCCTTCTGGACAGAACCCGAAGGAGATAATATGGTCGGCGTGATCCGCATGATGAATGAGGATAAAGCTACGCTTTATGAGATGTTTGCCATTGAAATGACCGAAAGTGGCCTGGAAGTGAAAGTAAAGCATTTCAAACCAGGATTGGTTGGTCTGGAAGAGAAAGATAAATTTGATCATTACAAATTTGTAGAGAGCAGCGATGGACGCGCGGTCTTTGCCAAACAGGGAGAAGAAGTGAGGGTATTATATGAAAAACGTCCGGGAAAGAAGTTTGCC harbors:
- a CDS encoding sensor histidine kinase; protein product: MKLLNYTTSYFAILLLLAITIWAALFYINMLDEIYDSMDDSLENNKLLIMEKALTDSSVLQRTDFDEGNYAIHPILQPLAENYKDIYLDTSMYMLNEEDYEPVRMLKTVFRQADQFYELKVITSMVEEDDLMEDLFFALLWLYAGLIASILLLNNFLLKKVWSPFYHLLHSMKNFRLEKPEPFVPEKSKIEEFNTLNATVEKLLKSNMATYQSQKQFIENASHELQTPVAISLNKLEMLAEQGELSEEKLKLLSAAINNLERLTRLNKSLLLLSKIENRQFAEEEEVNLKLLCRSLVEDFSDQAAFRDVELKLNEEGNCIKKMNAGLAATMISNLIKNAIVHNHTGGKVEVSISSQRLKVINSGKQEPLDEERLFARFYKGEASSETTGLGLSIVKAITDLYQFRLEYSYKNNHCIEVFF
- a CDS encoding PepSY-like domain-containing protein, whose translation is MRVFMLGLLLSSYALVSCSQDIPASKVPSVVQNAFKMEFAEAVDVEWEKKNKEYEADFEVGTTDYTALFDASGKMLVYKQDIEINELPAEINTTLQKDFADYTLDDADKLVKDGETYFQVELEGGLMEKKEVFSPTGELREDIRYWD
- a CDS encoding DUF6265 family protein; translation: MKNFFFLLFCSLILLPQLYAQNSGTLADMQFIAGHWETTKDGRVIEAFWTEPEGDNMVGVIRMMNEDKATLYEMFAIEMTESGLEVKVKHFKPGLVGLEEKDKFDHYKFVESSDGRAVFAKQGEEVRVLYEKRPGKKFAIAIGKPVNGDWKFEDFWVFGKKK